The following are encoded in a window of Telmatobacter sp. DSM 110680 genomic DNA:
- a CDS encoding kelch repeat-containing protein, which yields MTGSNLAGLSTLCLATVLLSLECGCGNPAQLQKPVPVSNPGAHAFRATGPMAYARSGHTATLLADRRVLIAGGYGLSTIESHAEIFDPVQGAFQAAGTLTRGGHTATRLSNGDVLFAGGVTDPNSQTPVATASAELFRTATGLFQPTGNMIVPRKYFASTLLLDGRVLVTGGITANEEATDTAELYDPKSGTFSLAAKMNYPWSNHSAFLLLNGKVLLVAATSGNLPVELYDPKADSFTIINGARLGGSDATVSLLADGRVLITGGAANYADMYVGPSEIFDPVAGRLSTTGALVVPRMFHTATLLSDGSVLMAGGFVDAEADVPPTATTEIYDPVKGTFSPGPAMLYPLAAHTATLLSDGSVLITGGQGPVVSAGAQIFH from the coding sequence ATGACGGGCAGCAATCTCGCTGGGTTATCAACTCTATGTCTGGCTACGGTCCTTCTGTCACTGGAATGCGGATGTGGCAATCCCGCGCAACTCCAGAAGCCTGTCCCTGTTTCCAACCCTGGCGCGCATGCCTTCCGCGCGACTGGCCCGATGGCCTACGCGCGCTCGGGACATACTGCTACGCTGCTGGCAGATCGGCGGGTCTTAATTGCCGGCGGATATGGTTTGTCCACGATCGAAAGTCATGCCGAGATCTTCGACCCCGTTCAGGGCGCATTTCAGGCGGCGGGCACATTAACGCGTGGTGGCCACACCGCAACACGTCTTTCGAATGGCGATGTCCTGTTTGCGGGAGGCGTAACCGACCCGAACTCGCAAACACCAGTTGCCACTGCTTCAGCGGAGCTCTTCAGGACCGCGACGGGCTTGTTCCAACCGACTGGAAATATGATTGTCCCGCGAAAATACTTTGCGTCTACCTTGCTGCTGGACGGCAGAGTGCTCGTAACCGGAGGGATAACGGCGAATGAAGAAGCTACTGACACCGCCGAACTATACGATCCCAAGTCTGGCACGTTCTCCTTGGCAGCGAAGATGAATTACCCGTGGTCCAATCATTCCGCGTTCCTGTTACTGAATGGCAAGGTGCTACTTGTAGCAGCAACGTCAGGTAACCTACCAGTCGAACTCTATGATCCGAAGGCCGATTCATTCACGATCATCAACGGCGCCCGGCTCGGTGGATCGGACGCCACAGTAAGCCTGCTGGCGGACGGAAGAGTTCTGATCACAGGCGGAGCCGCTAATTATGCCGACATGTATGTCGGACCATCGGAAATTTTCGATCCTGTCGCCGGGCGGTTATCCACTACCGGAGCGCTGGTGGTACCGCGGATGTTTCACACGGCCACTCTTCTTTCCGACGGGAGCGTCCTCATGGCGGGAGGCTTTGTAGATGCGGAGGCCGATGTTCCGCCCACGGCAACGACAGAGATTTACGACCCGGTAAAGGGAACCTTCAGTCCCGGCCCGGCGATGCTGTACCCCCTAGCCGCCCATACTGCCACCCTCCTCTCCGATGGAAGTGTTTTGATTACGGGCGGGCAAGGACCGGTCGTATCTGCAGGAGCACAGATCTTCCACTGA